The following proteins are encoded in a genomic region of Nocardioides renjunii:
- the def gene encoding peptide deformylase — MAVQPIRLFGDPVLRQRAIEVDSFDRELRQLVTDLTDTMLAAPGAGLAAPQIGVGLRVFTWHVHGELGHLVNPSLELSEDTQDGAEGCLSLPELTYDCLRALSVVATGFDMHGEPQRIEASELLARAMQHETDHLDGILFIDKLDTDARKAAMKEIRESEWFGLEKPTVRVSPHATHGFAR, encoded by the coding sequence GTGGCCGTCCAGCCGATCCGCCTCTTCGGCGACCCGGTGCTCCGCCAGCGAGCGATCGAGGTCGACAGCTTCGACCGGGAGCTGCGCCAGCTGGTCACCGACCTCACCGACACGATGCTCGCCGCGCCCGGCGCGGGCCTGGCCGCACCGCAGATCGGTGTCGGGCTCCGGGTGTTCACCTGGCACGTGCACGGTGAGCTCGGCCACCTGGTCAACCCGTCGCTGGAGCTCTCCGAGGACACCCAGGACGGCGCGGAGGGTTGCCTGTCGCTGCCAGAGCTGACCTACGACTGCCTGCGCGCGCTGTCCGTCGTCGCCACCGGCTTCGACATGCACGGCGAGCCGCAGCGGATCGAGGCCTCGGAGCTCCTGGCGCGCGCCATGCAGCACGAGACCGACCACCTCGACGGCATCCTCTTCATCGACAAGCTCGACACCGACGCCCGCAAGGCGGCGATGAAGGAGATCCGCGAGTCCGAGTGGTTCGGCCTGGAGAAGCCCACGGTCCGGGTCAGCCCGCACGCCACCCACGGGTTCGCCCGATGA